A single Triticum dicoccoides isolate Atlit2015 ecotype Zavitan chromosome 2A, WEW_v2.0, whole genome shotgun sequence DNA region contains:
- the LOC119358742 gene encoding berberine bridge enzyme-like 27 — protein sequence MARVALALTICFLGFSPSLAWSSKSNHTDFLSCLSTKIPSQIVLTPSSRSFKPLLVSSIRNARLVAPATASPPLCIVTPTEASHVQAVVRCGRSHRVRVRVRSGGHDNEGLSYRSATPNGEAFAVIDLSKLNAVRVDARAATAWVDSGTTLGELYYRVATAAPGLGFPAGVCPTVGVGGLISGGGMGLMMRKNGLSADNVLDASMVDAEGNLLPDKKAMGDDLFWAIRGGGGGNFGIVLSWKLRLVPVPSKVAFFNVTKTLDQGAVDAVTQWQTIAPALPEDLSVRVIVQKRQATFQSLYLGNCSAVVATMRSQFPELGLKRGDCLEMSWLQHKAYLYFGKASTNKPLEALLLNRSMTIGPYVKNKSDYVKKALTRNAWEKIFLWPDGGAVGQLILEPHGGMMSRIADDYTPFPYRSGVLYNIQYVEFWNGTGGHDMPKWLSGLYDFMAPLVSKSPRGAYVNYRDLDIGVNKVVGGVTSYETAKVWGDRYFGLANFKRLAKIKRKVDATDYFRNEQSVPPLLFIRE from the coding sequence ATGGCGCGCGTAGCACTGGCGCTCACAATTTGCTTCTTGGGTTTCTCCCCATCCCTCGCGTGGTCCTCCAAATCCAACCACACCGACTTCCTCTCCTGCCTCTCGACGAAGATCCCCAGCCAGATCGTGCTCACGCCGAGCTCGCGCTCCTTCAAGCCGCTCCTGGTGTCGTCCATCAGGAACGCCAGGTTGGTGGCGCCGGCGACGGCGAGCCCCCCGCTGTGCATCGTGACGCCCACCGAGGCGTCGCACGTCCAGGCCGTGGTGCGCTGCGGGCGCAGCCACCGTGTGCGCGTCCGCGTGCGCAGCGGCGGGCATGACAACGAGGGCCTCTCGTACCGATCGGCCACCCCCAACGGCGAGGCGTTCGCGGTGATCGACCTttccaagctcaacgccgtacgggTGGACGCGCGCGCGGCCACCGCGTGGGTCGACTCTGGGACGACGCTCGGGGAGCTCTACTACCGCGTCGCCACGGCGGCGCCCGGGCTGGGCTTCCCGGCTGGCGTGTGCCCGACCGTGGGCGTGGGGGGCCTCATCAGCGGCGGAGGCATGGGTCTGATGATGCGCAAGAACGGCCTCTCCGCTGACAACGTCCTCGACGCCTCCATGGTCGACGCCGAAGGGAACCTCCTGCCGGACAAGAAGGCCATGGGGGACGACCTCTTCTGGGccatccgcggcggcggcggcgggaactTCGGCATCGTGCTGTCATGGAAACTGAGGCTCGTGCCGGTCCCATCGAAGGTGGCCTTCTTCAATGTCACCAAGACCTTGGACCAGGGCGCGGTCGACGCGGTCACCCAATGGCAAACGATCGCGCCGGCGCTCCCCGAAGACCTCAGCGTACGTGTCATCGTCCAGAAGCGTCAGGCGACCTTCCAGTCCCTGTACCTCGGCAACTGCAGCGCCGTGGTGGCGACGATGCGCAGCCAGTTCCCGGAGCTCGGCCTGAAGCGCGGTGACTGCCTGGAGATGAGCTGGCTGCAGCACAAGGCGTACCTATACTTCGGCAAAGCCAGCACCAACAAGCCGCTGGAGGCGCTCCTCCTCAACCGGTCCATGACCATAGGCCCCTATGTCAAGAACAAGTCCGACTACGTCAAGAAGGCCCTCACCAGGAATGCATGGGAGAAGATCTTCCTCTGGCCCGACGGCGGGGCGGTGGGGCAGCTCATCCTGGAGCCACACGGTGGAATGATGAGCCGCATCGCCGACGACTACACGCCGTTCCCGTACCGGAGCGGCGTGCTCTACAACATCCAGTACGTCGAGTTCTGGAACGGCACAGGGGGACACGACATGCCGAAATGGCTCAGCGGCCTATACGACTTCATGGCCCCGCTGGTTAGCAAGAGCCCGAGGGGCGCGTATGTCAACTATCGGGACCTCGACATTGGCGTGAACAAGGTGGTCGGTGGTGTGACGAGCTATGAGACTGCCAAGGTGTGGGGTGACAGGTATTTCGGTCTAGCAAACTTTAAGAGACTCGCCAAGATCAAGCGTAAGGTGGATGCCACCGACTACTTCCGGAACGAGCAGAGCGTGCCGCCACTTCTCTTTATCAGGGAATGA
- the LOC119358743 gene encoding berberine bridge enzyme-like 27, whose protein sequence is MASISLVLTICVLGFYVPAPSLASPSHGNDFLRCLSTDVPGQLVQTPSSPSFKQLLLSSIRNARFVAPATASPPICIVTPTNASHVQAAVRCGRRHGVRVRVRSGGHDCEGLSYRSGSPGSEAFAVIDLAKLHAVRVNPQEATAWVDAGAGIGELYYHVATAAPGLGFPAGVCPTIGVGGHLSGGGMGLMMRKYGLSADNVLDATMVDAQGNLLADKKAMGDDLFWAIRGGGGGNFGIVLSWKVRLVPVPPTVTFVKVARTMEQGAVDAVTKWQTLAPALPDDLSVRVVVQNREANFQALYLGNSSAVVATMGSRFPELGVTIADCKEMSWLQYTAYIFFGDAINSKPLEALLLNRSMPLGRFVKNKSDYVKKALAKETWEKIFLWPNGTATGQLVLEPHGGIMGRITADDIPFPHRSGILYNIQYVEFWNGTVPGGNVTPKWVGSLYDFMAPFVSKNPRGAYVNYRDLDLGTNKVVDGVTSYESAKVWGESYFGPKNFRRLVAIKRKVDAGDYFQSEQSMPPLPLKN, encoded by the coding sequence ATGGCAAGCATTTCTCTCGTTCTCACAATTTGCGTCCTGGGTTTCTACGTGCCCGCCCCCTCCCTGGCGTCGCCCTCCCATGGCAATGACTTCCTCCGCTGCCTCTCGACGGACGTTCCAGGCCAGCTCGTGCagacgccgagctcgccgtcgttcaAGCAGCTCCTGCTATCGTCCATCAGGAACGCCAGGTTCGTGGCGCCGGCCACAGCCAGCCCCCCGATCTGCATCGTGACTCCAACCAACGCATCGCATGTCCAGGCCGCCGTGCGCTGCGGGCGCCGCcacggcgtgcgcgtccgcgtGCGCAGCGGCGGGCACGACTGCGAGGGCCTCTCGTACCGGTCGGGCAGCCCCGGCAGCGAGGCATTCGCGGTGATCGACCTCGCCAAGCTCCACGCCGTCCGCGTCAACCCACAAGAGGCCACCGCGTGGGTCGACGCCGGGGCGGGGATCGGGGAGCTCTACTACCACGTCGCCACGGCTGCTCCTGGGCTGGGCTTCCCGGCTGGCGTGTGCCCGACCATTGGTGTGGGGGGGCACTTGAGCGGCGGCGGCATGGGCCTCATGATGCGCAAGTACGGTCTCTCCGCCGACAACGTGCTCGACGCCACCATGGTCGATGCCCAAGGGAACCTCCTCGCGGACAAGAAGGCCATGGGGGACGACCTCTTCTGGGccatccgcggcggcggcggcgggaactTCGGCATCGTGCTGTCATGGAAGGTGAGGCTCGTGCCGGTCCCGCCGACAGTGACCTTCGTCAAAGTCGCCAGGACCATGGAACAAGGCGCGGTCGACGCGGTGACTAAATGGCAAACGCTTGCGCCGGCGCTCCCCGACGACCTCAGCGTACGTGTCGTCGTGCAAAACCGTGAGGCCAACTTCCAGGCCCTGTACCTCGGCAACAGCAGCGCGGTGGTGGCGACGATGGGGAGCCGGTTCCCAGAGCTCGGGGTGACGATCGCTGACTGCAAGGAGATGAGCTGGCTGCAGTACACGGCGTACATATTCTTCGGCGATGCCATCAACAGCAAGCCACTGGAGGCGCTCCTCCTCAACCGGTCCATGCCCCTGGGCCGCTTCGTCAAGAACAAGTCCGACTACGTCAAGAAAGCCCTCGCCAAGGAGACGTGGGAGAAGATCTTCCTCTGGCCCAATGGTACCGCCACGGGGCAGCTCGTCCTGGAGCCGCACGGCGGAATAATGGGCCGCATTACCGCCGACGACATCCCGTTCCCGCACCGGAGCGGCATCCTCTACAACATCCAGTACGTGGAGTTCTGGAACGGCACAGTGCCCGGAGGCAACGTTACGCCGAAATGGGTGGGGAGCCTGTACGACTTCATGGCACCGTTCGTGAGCAAGAACCCGAGGGGTGCGTACGTGAACTACCGGGACCTTGACCTTGGCACGAACAAGGTGGTCGACGGCGTGACGAGTTATGAAAGTGCCAAGGTGTGGGGCGAGAGCTATTTTGGCCCGAAAAACTTTAGGAGACTCGTCGCGATCAAGCGCAAGGTGGACGCTGGCGACTACTTCCAGAGCGAGCAGAGCATGCCACCACTTCCCCTGAAAAACTAG